One genomic segment of Natrialbaceae archaeon AArc-T1-2 includes these proteins:
- a CDS encoding mechanosensitive ion channel family protein, which produces MLEPLSALDWLSEQFATTNQRLAVTALAVGAMVFVLLASQTLQRWLNERIRPLYADIVTTVVLLGTFVVGLSVTLGVWGQTGEVQQMYAERDLGGDFVARLIVSFVVLVGTYIVARFLKRVLRELLESSAAVSQHQHEVTHRVSQVVLWGASLVIVLSVWTDDLGGLLVGAGFLGIVVGMAARQTLGALIAGFVLMFARPFEVGDWVEIDEREGIVTDISIVNTRIRTFDGEYVEIPNDLVGSSMVTNRSANGQLRLEVDVGIDYEADVEYAREIALEALADVDDAVSNPNPGVVTKQFGDSAVVLGVRFWIDEPTAPKRSRARTAAIDAIKTRFDDEGIGIPYPQRELSHRDGTEVDVGERRASDDAKRSAGPSTTSPGGE; this is translated from the coding sequence ATGCTCGAGCCGCTTTCCGCACTCGACTGGCTGTCGGAGCAGTTCGCGACGACGAACCAGCGACTCGCGGTGACCGCCCTGGCGGTCGGGGCGATGGTGTTCGTATTGCTCGCCTCCCAGACGCTCCAGCGGTGGCTCAACGAGCGGATCCGGCCGCTGTACGCCGACATCGTGACGACGGTCGTGCTCCTTGGCACGTTCGTCGTGGGGCTGTCGGTGACCCTCGGCGTCTGGGGCCAGACCGGCGAGGTCCAGCAGATGTACGCAGAACGCGACCTGGGCGGGGACTTCGTCGCCAGGCTGATCGTCTCGTTCGTCGTTCTCGTCGGGACGTACATCGTCGCCCGCTTTCTCAAGCGCGTGCTACGGGAACTACTCGAGTCCTCGGCGGCCGTGAGCCAGCATCAACACGAGGTCACTCACCGGGTCAGTCAGGTGGTGCTGTGGGGGGCTTCTCTAGTAATCGTCTTGAGTGTCTGGACGGACGACCTCGGCGGCTTGCTCGTCGGGGCCGGCTTCCTCGGCATCGTCGTCGGTATGGCCGCCCGCCAGACGCTCGGCGCGTTGATCGCCGGCTTCGTGTTGATGTTCGCCCGTCCGTTCGAGGTCGGCGACTGGGTCGAGATCGACGAGCGGGAGGGAATCGTCACCGACATCTCGATCGTCAACACACGCATTCGAACCTTCGACGGCGAGTACGTCGAGATACCGAACGACCTGGTCGGCTCGAGCATGGTGACGAACCGGTCGGCGAACGGGCAGCTCAGACTCGAGGTCGACGTCGGGATCGACTACGAGGCTGACGTCGAGTACGCTCGTGAGATCGCACTCGAGGCACTTGCAGACGTCGACGACGCGGTGTCGAACCCAAACCCCGGCGTCGTCACCAAGCAGTTCGGCGACTCGGCGGTGGTACTCGGGGTCCGGTTCTGGATCGACGAGCCGACGGCGCCGAAACGCTCGCGGGCCCGGACGGCCGCGATCGACGCGATCAAGACCCGGTTCGACGACGAGGGGATCGGGATTCCGTATCCACAGCGGGAACTCTCGCATCGAGACGGAACGGAGGTCGACGTCGGCGAACGGCGAGCGTCGGACGACGCAAAACGATCCGCGGGGCCGTCGACGACGTCTCCGGGAGGTGAGTAA
- a CDS encoding 16S ribosomal RNA methyltransferase A yields the protein MRDPDGLLARAGVRGDPDRDQHFLVDDRVLDRLPTYLEGDDPDHVLEIGPGTGALTDRLLAIADEVTAVERDPDLVAFLREEFADEIDAGQLTVLEGDALEVELPDFTASVSNLPYGVSSEIAFRLLPTKCPLVLMFQKEFAERMVAEPGEDEYGRLSVSAQHYAAVELVEPVPKEAFSPPPAVESAVVRTTPRDPEYDVDDEAFFLRFVKACFTQRRKTMRNAIRNTAHISGLDEPDAVVEAAGEELLAKRAGAVTPTEFAELAALAAEVGRPEDA from the coding sequence ATGAGAGATCCAGACGGGCTGCTCGCCCGTGCCGGCGTCCGAGGCGATCCGGACCGCGATCAGCACTTTCTCGTCGACGACCGGGTGCTCGATCGACTCCCGACCTACCTCGAGGGAGACGACCCGGACCACGTCCTCGAGATCGGACCGGGGACGGGTGCGCTGACAGACCGGTTGCTCGCGATCGCTGACGAGGTGACCGCCGTCGAGCGCGACCCCGATCTGGTGGCGTTTCTGCGCGAGGAGTTCGCCGACGAGATCGACGCCGGACAACTGACGGTCCTCGAGGGTGACGCCCTCGAGGTCGAGCTCCCCGACTTTACCGCGTCAGTCTCGAATCTGCCCTACGGCGTCTCGAGCGAGATCGCCTTCCGGCTGCTGCCCACGAAGTGTCCGCTCGTGTTGATGTTCCAGAAGGAGTTCGCCGAGCGAATGGTCGCCGAGCCGGGCGAGGACGAGTACGGACGGCTGTCAGTGTCGGCCCAGCACTACGCGGCCGTCGAGCTCGTCGAGCCGGTGCCGAAGGAAGCGTTCTCGCCGCCGCCGGCCGTCGAGAGCGCCGTCGTCCGGACGACGCCGCGCGACCCCGAGTACGACGTCGACGACGAGGCGTTTTTCCTGCGGTTCGTCAAAGCCTGTTTCACCCAGCGTCGAAAGACGATGCGAAACGCGATCCGGAACACGGCTCACATCTCGGGACTTGACGAGCCCGACGCCGTCGTCGAGGCGGCCGGCGAGGAGCTGCTCGCAAAGCGTGCCGGTGCGGTGACGCCGACGGAGTTCGCCGAACTCGCCGCACTCGCTGCCGAGGTCGGCCGTCCCGAGGACGCGTGA
- a CDS encoding RNA polymerase Rpb4 family protein — translation MTIFKEIVDEEFLTVSETKELLADIETERALEEDRELRYELARAIEHVNRFAVLDPEEAQQLVGDLLELEKVDEPTAYKITNLLPQDRDELRAVYAQERYSLSGEELDEILDVVAQYV, via the coding sequence ATGACAATCTTCAAGGAGATCGTCGACGAGGAGTTCCTGACGGTCTCGGAGACGAAAGAGCTGCTCGCCGACATCGAAACAGAGCGTGCTCTCGAGGAAGACCGCGAGCTTCGCTACGAACTCGCACGGGCTATCGAACACGTCAATCGCTTTGCCGTCCTCGATCCCGAGGAGGCCCAACAGCTCGTCGGCGACCTGCTCGAACTCGAGAAAGTCGACGAGCCGACCGCCTACAAGATAACCAACCTGCTCCCCCAGGATCGGGACGAACTGCGCGCGGTCTACGCCCAGGAGCGGTACTCCCTGTCGGGCGAGGAACTGGACGAGATTCTCGACGTCGTCGCCCAGTACGTCTGA
- a CDS encoding HD domain-containing protein produces MKHIKDSVHDHIRVDGIARDLLDTPAVQRLRGIRQLGTVSVVYPSANHTRFEHSLGVYHLACSALDHLGVEGIQAERIRAAAILHDVGHGPFSHNLEELTYRRTGRYHDDVHKLLASGQVGEVLREHDLDPDAVADLVAGEGRFGQLVSGELDVDRMDYLVRDAHHTGVPYGTIDHGRLVRELTFVDGELVLAEGNVQTAESLLVARALMNPTVYNHSVARISKAMLRRASEQLLETDVDAATLQRMDDHDLIVALRSSDRTSEFSRRLDERDLYKRAVWAEIDDVPGGIIEADHDAVRTFEREIASEAAVDEAAVILDVPDRPSMTESTSRVLVNGEMRRLGHQSPLVDALRAAQYSQWRLGVYSPADVRKRVGQAAVSVLGLEIDGPLVSETRDGLYATLDQFLE; encoded by the coding sequence ATGAAACACATCAAGGACAGCGTCCACGACCACATCCGGGTCGACGGCATCGCTCGAGACCTGCTGGATACACCCGCCGTCCAGCGGCTGCGGGGGATACGCCAGCTCGGCACCGTCTCGGTCGTCTACCCGTCGGCGAATCACACCCGGTTCGAACACAGCCTGGGCGTCTACCACCTCGCGTGTTCGGCACTCGATCACCTCGGCGTCGAGGGGATCCAGGCGGAACGGATTCGTGCGGCGGCAATCTTACACGACGTCGGTCACGGACCGTTCAGCCACAACCTCGAGGAGCTAACCTACCGTCGAACGGGGCGGTACCACGACGACGTCCACAAACTGCTCGCGTCGGGCCAGGTCGGCGAGGTGTTACGCGAACACGACCTCGATCCCGACGCGGTCGCGGATCTGGTCGCGGGCGAAGGCCGATTCGGCCAGCTGGTCTCGGGCGAGCTCGACGTCGACCGGATGGACTATCTCGTACGGGATGCCCACCACACGGGCGTCCCCTACGGGACGATCGACCACGGCCGGCTCGTCCGTGAGCTGACGTTCGTCGACGGCGAACTCGTCCTCGCGGAAGGCAACGTCCAGACGGCAGAGAGCTTACTCGTCGCGCGGGCGCTGATGAACCCGACGGTGTACAACCACAGCGTCGCCCGGATCAGCAAGGCGATGCTCCGACGGGCGAGCGAACAGCTGCTCGAGACCGACGTCGACGCGGCGACGCTCCAGCGCATGGACGACCACGACCTGATCGTCGCCTTGCGCTCGAGCGATCGGACGAGCGAGTTCTCGAGACGCCTCGACGAGCGAGACCTCTACAAGCGGGCAGTCTGGGCCGAGATCGACGACGTCCCCGGCGGGATCATCGAGGCCGACCACGACGCCGTTCGGACGTTCGAGCGCGAGATCGCGAGCGAGGCTGCGGTCGACGAAGCGGCCGTCATCCTCGACGTCCCCGACAGGCCGTCGATGACGGAGTCGACGAGCCGGGTGCTGGTCAACGGCGAGATGCGACGGCTCGGCCACCAGTCGCCGCTGGTCGACGCCCTGCGGGCGGCTCAGTACTCCCAGTGGCGACTCGGCGTCTACTCGCCGGCCGACGTCCGGAAACGAGTCGGCCAGGCCGCAGTCAGCGTCCTCGGGCTGGAGATCGACGGCCCGCTCGTGAGCGAGACCCGGGACGGGCTGTACGCGACGCTCGATCAGTTCCTCGAGTGA
- a CDS encoding amidohydrolase family protein — translation MERAGTILRGRELEPVEGRVVIDDDGRIDRIEETSVESDDLVVPAFVNAHTHVGDSIAKEAGGGLSLEELVAPPDGLKHRLLRETSREELVGAMRRSLRYMLEGGTAACLDFREGGVVGVRALREAARGLDVEALAFARGSIDAMKEGDGFGASGANDDSFDRERTATREAGKPFGIHAGEVDASDINPALDLDPDFLVHVVHPEPIHLDRIEDRGVPVVVCPRSNLVTDVGVSPVEELTARTTVALGTDNVMLNSPSMFREMATLSKLSDLSAREVLRMATVNGAEIVGLEYGVVEPGAEARLVVLDGDSNNLSGAIDPVRAVVRRAGVADVREVVVPA, via the coding sequence ATGGAACGTGCGGGGACGATCCTCCGAGGGCGAGAGCTCGAGCCCGTCGAGGGTCGCGTCGTGATCGACGACGACGGACGCATCGATCGCATCGAGGAGACGTCCGTCGAGAGCGACGACCTCGTGGTGCCGGCGTTCGTCAACGCCCACACTCACGTCGGAGACTCGATCGCGAAGGAAGCCGGCGGCGGCTTGAGCCTCGAGGAACTCGTCGCGCCGCCGGACGGACTCAAACACCGGCTACTGCGGGAGACGTCCCGCGAGGAACTCGTCGGCGCGATGCGTCGGTCGTTGCGCTACATGCTCGAGGGTGGAACGGCGGCCTGCCTGGACTTTCGCGAGGGTGGTGTCGTCGGCGTTCGGGCGCTCCGGGAGGCCGCACGCGGGCTGGACGTCGAGGCGCTCGCGTTCGCCCGCGGCTCGATCGACGCGATGAAAGAAGGCGACGGCTTCGGCGCGAGCGGAGCCAACGACGACAGCTTCGATCGCGAACGGACGGCGACCCGCGAGGCGGGCAAACCCTTCGGTATCCACGCCGGAGAGGTCGACGCAAGCGACATCAATCCGGCGCTGGACCTCGATCCGGACTTTCTGGTCCACGTCGTTCACCCCGAGCCGATCCACCTGGATCGGATCGAGGATCGAGGCGTGCCCGTCGTCGTCTGTCCGCGATCGAACCTGGTCACCGACGTCGGGGTGTCGCCCGTCGAGGAGCTGACGGCACGGACGACCGTCGCGTTAGGAACCGACAACGTCATGCTCAACTCGCCATCGATGTTCCGCGAGATGGCCACGCTCTCGAAGCTCTCCGACCTCTCGGCGCGCGAGGTCCTCCGGATGGCGACGGTCAACGGTGCCGAGATCGTCGGTCTCGAGTACGGCGTCGTCGAACCCGGGGCCGAGGCGCGACTGGTGGTACTCGACGGCGACTCGAACAACCTCTCGGGTGCGATCGATCCCGTCCGGGCGGTCGTCAGACGCGCAGGCGTCGCCGACGTCCGCGAGGTCGTCGTTCCCGCGTGA
- a CDS encoding methionine synthase, which yields MTDKDQFRPDDHDNDHFLLTTVVGSYPKPKWLNRAKELYEDPDHDFDAEDWQEAKDDAARLITAEHERAGLDAVVDGEMRRNEMVEFFAHRIEGYEFNGPVKVWGHNYFDKPSVVSDVEYTDSWLVDEYEFTASATDRPVKVPITGPYTLASWSFNEAYEDDAELAYALADLVNEEIEKLVDAGARYIQIDEPALATTPDDHAIVGECLERIVADIPEDVRIGLHVCYGDYSRIYPEILEFPVDEFDLELANGDYEQLDVFKDPEFTADLALGVTDVHVAEVESVEQIEENILKGLEVVPPEQLVVSPDCGVKLLPREVAYGKMANMVEAARNVEEELDEGLEIDRGAPTPAGD from the coding sequence ATGACCGACAAAGACCAGTTCCGACCAGACGATCACGACAACGACCACTTCCTGCTGACGACCGTCGTCGGCTCGTACCCGAAGCCGAAGTGGCTCAACCGCGCGAAAGAGCTGTACGAGGACCCCGACCACGACTTCGACGCCGAGGACTGGCAGGAGGCCAAAGACGACGCCGCCCGCCTGATCACCGCCGAACACGAGCGTGCCGGACTCGACGCCGTCGTCGACGGCGAGATGCGCCGAAACGAGATGGTCGAGTTCTTCGCCCACCGGATCGAGGGCTACGAGTTCAACGGCCCCGTGAAGGTGTGGGGACACAACTACTTCGACAAGCCAAGCGTCGTCAGCGACGTCGAGTACACCGACTCCTGGCTCGTCGACGAGTACGAGTTCACCGCAAGCGCCACCGACCGTCCCGTGAAGGTACCGATCACCGGTCCGTACACGCTGGCGAGCTGGTCGTTCAACGAGGCCTACGAGGACGACGCGGAACTCGCTTACGCGCTCGCCGACCTCGTCAACGAGGAGATCGAAAAGCTCGTCGACGCCGGCGCTCGCTACATCCAGATCGACGAGCCCGCACTCGCGACCACGCCCGACGACCACGCCATCGTCGGCGAGTGTTTAGAGCGCATCGTCGCCGACATCCCCGAGGACGTGCGCATCGGGCTGCACGTCTGTTACGGCGACTACTCGCGCATCTACCCCGAAATTCTCGAGTTCCCCGTCGACGAGTTCGACTTAGAGCTCGCAAACGGCGACTACGAACAGCTCGACGTCTTCAAAGACCCCGAGTTCACCGCCGATCTGGCACTCGGCGTCACCGACGTCCACGTCGCCGAGGTCGAATCGGTCGAACAGATCGAAGAGAACATTTTGAAAGGTCTCGAGGTCGTTCCGCCCGAACAGCTCGTCGTCTCGCCGGACTGTGGCGTGAAGCTGCTGCCCCGGGAGGTCGCCTACGGCAAGATGGCGAACATGGTCGAGGCCGCCCGCAACGTCGAGGAAGAACTCGACGAGGGCCTCGAGATTGACCGGGGCGCGCCGACGCCCGCGGGCGACTGA
- a CDS encoding Gfo/Idh/MocA family protein — translation MTLEVGVLGYRFMGKAHANALARLPTFFPDAPDVERRVLVGRDEDALESAADRLGFTEVATDWRDVVDDVDVFYNLGPNHVHVEPSIAALKADTPVLCEKPLAPTLEGAERMAAAAVAADVPAGAAFNYRFVPAIQHAKELLEAGELGDIHHVRGRYLQDWLVDPDEPWSWRTDEELAGSGALGDLGSHTVDLLRFLVGDDDLAGEIERVSGHLQTFVDERPVAGDDETRPVTVDDAYSAQLEFATGAMGTLEASRFARGHKNDHTIEIHGSAGSLRFSLERLNELELLREGDRGYETILVTDADDPYVDRWWPPGHVLGWEHTFVHENYEFLRAIDEDRAFEPGFADGLAAQRVLAAIDLSDTRGEWVELSRLG, via the coding sequence ATGACTCTCGAGGTCGGCGTCTTGGGCTACCGGTTCATGGGAAAGGCACACGCGAACGCGCTCGCACGGCTCCCGACGTTTTTCCCCGACGCGCCCGACGTCGAACGGCGCGTGCTCGTGGGCCGTGACGAGGATGCACTCGAGTCCGCCGCCGACCGGCTCGGCTTTACCGAGGTCGCTACCGACTGGCGCGACGTTGTCGACGACGTCGACGTCTTCTACAACCTCGGGCCGAATCACGTCCACGTCGAGCCCTCGATCGCCGCGCTGAAGGCCGACACGCCGGTGCTCTGTGAGAAGCCGCTCGCACCGACGCTCGAGGGGGCCGAACGGATGGCAGCGGCGGCCGTCGCGGCCGACGTTCCCGCGGGCGCGGCGTTCAACTACCGGTTCGTGCCGGCGATCCAGCACGCCAAAGAACTGCTCGAGGCGGGCGAACTGGGCGACATCCACCACGTCCGCGGTCGCTACCTGCAGGACTGGCTCGTCGATCCCGACGAACCCTGGTCCTGGCGAACCGACGAGGAACTGGCCGGGTCGGGCGCGCTCGGAGATCTCGGTTCGCACACCGTGGACCTCCTGCGGTTTCTCGTCGGCGACGACGACCTCGCGGGCGAGATCGAACGCGTGAGCGGTCACCTGCAGACGTTCGTCGACGAGCGACCCGTTGCCGGCGACGACGAGACGCGGCCGGTGACGGTCGACGACGCCTACTCCGCTCAGCTCGAGTTCGCAACCGGGGCGATGGGCACCCTCGAGGCCTCGCGGTTCGCGAGGGGCCACAAGAACGACCACACGATCGAGATCCACGGCTCGGCGGGGAGTCTTCGCTTCTCGCTCGAGCGGCTGAACGAACTCGAACTCCTCCGCGAGGGCGATCGGGGCTACGAGACGATTCTCGTCACCGACGCCGACGATCCCTACGTCGACCGCTGGTGGCCGCCGGGGCACGTGCTGGGGTGGGAACACACCTTCGTCCACGAGAACTACGAGTTTCTGCGGGCGATCGACGAGGATCGAGCGTTCGAGCCGGGGTTCGCCGACGGGCTGGCCGCCCAGCGCGTCCTCGCGGCGATCGATCTGAGCGACACGCGAGGCGAGTGGGTCGAGCTCTCGCGGCTCGGCTGA
- a CDS encoding biotin--[acetyl-CoA-carboxylase] ligase, whose protein sequence is MNETRRRVLEELADGPVTGPEIADALDVSRAAVWKHVEALRDAGFEIESRTDGYELVDVTGYNGPTIEYGLEAPFTIEYHETIASTNDRARELAAEGAEDVVVLANEQTGGRGRLDRRFDSPPGGVWVSIVCRPDIPPVRAPLFTLAGAVAIARAVREVGVDARIKWPNDVVVPVGEDGEYRKLAGILTEMEGEADRVTWLIVGTGINADIASEELPEGATSVRDEVGPFDRRVFVQRLLETFHEYRDLEGVLEDWRDLSLTLGQRVRVELPDGEIEGDAVEIADGGALVVETEDDRVQVSAGDCEHLRPT, encoded by the coding sequence ATGAACGAGACGCGCCGACGGGTCCTCGAGGAACTCGCGGATGGCCCCGTCACCGGTCCCGAGATCGCCGACGCGCTCGACGTCTCGCGGGCGGCAGTCTGGAAGCACGTCGAAGCGCTTCGAGACGCCGGCTTCGAGATCGAGAGCCGTACCGACGGCTACGAACTCGTCGACGTGACGGGGTACAACGGGCCGACGATCGAGTACGGCCTCGAGGCTCCGTTTACGATCGAGTACCACGAGACAATCGCGAGTACGAACGACCGGGCACGCGAACTGGCGGCCGAGGGTGCCGAAGACGTCGTCGTTCTCGCGAACGAACAGACGGGCGGACGCGGTCGCCTCGATCGCCGCTTTGACTCGCCGCCAGGGGGCGTCTGGGTGAGTATCGTCTGTCGACCCGACATCCCCCCCGTCCGCGCACCGCTTTTCACCCTCGCCGGGGCGGTGGCGATCGCGCGGGCAGTCCGGGAGGTCGGCGTCGACGCCCGGATCAAGTGGCCCAACGACGTCGTCGTCCCGGTTGGCGAGGACGGCGAGTACCGAAAGCTCGCGGGCATCCTCACCGAGATGGAAGGCGAGGCCGACCGGGTCACGTGGCTCATCGTCGGCACCGGTATCAACGCGGACATCGCGTCTGAGGAGCTTCCCGAGGGGGCGACCAGCGTCCGCGACGAGGTCGGCCCGTTCGACCGGCGGGTCTTCGTCCAGCGGCTGCTCGAGACGTTTCACGAGTACCGCGACCTCGAGGGCGTCCTCGAGGACTGGCGTGACCTCTCGCTGACGCTCGGCCAGCGCGTCCGGGTCGAGCTGCCGGACGGCGAGATCGAAGGTGACGCAGTCGAGATCGCAGACGGTGGTGCACTCGTCGTCGAGACCGAAGACGACCGGGTACAGGTGTCTGCGGGCGACTGTGAACACCTCCGGCCGACGTGA
- a CDS encoding DUF655 domain-containing protein has product MTDSDSDGTDRRRAVVLDYLPHGLSDDSRPQYEKSPAGYAMDVEDFTLYEVAFDEDTRLTIGTHVVVEPESERDVVEDCQPVEYEELSSGAQSELEYVVKDLVEEEEQRFVDFYNDAQPITLRLHQLNLLPGIGKKLRNAILEERKRKPFEGFAEMEERISGLHDPADVLVERILEELREEDLKYKTFVGRQENDSE; this is encoded by the coding sequence ATGACCGATTCGGACAGCGACGGGACGGACCGTCGACGTGCAGTCGTACTCGATTACCTTCCACATGGACTGTCGGACGATAGCCGGCCCCAGTACGAGAAGTCTCCCGCCGGATACGCGATGGACGTCGAGGACTTCACGCTCTATGAGGTCGCATTCGACGAGGACACCCGGCTCACGATCGGGACCCACGTCGTCGTCGAGCCCGAATCCGAGCGCGACGTCGTCGAGGACTGCCAGCCCGTCGAGTACGAGGAGCTCTCCTCGGGTGCCCAGTCGGAACTCGAGTACGTCGTCAAAGACTTAGTCGAGGAAGAGGAACAACGGTTCGTCGACTTCTACAACGACGCCCAGCCGATCACGCTACGACTCCACCAGCTGAACCTTCTGCCGGGAATCGGCAAGAAGCTTCGAAACGCCATTCTGGAAGAACGAAAGCGAAAGCCGTTCGAGGGCTTCGCAGAGATGGAAGAGCGCATCTCGGGACTGCACGACCCCGCCGACGTGCTCGTCGAACGCATCTTAGAGGAGCTACGCGAGGAGGATCTGAAGTACAAGACGTTCGTCGGACGCCAGGAAAACGACAGCGAGTGA
- a CDS encoding HemK2/MTQ2 family protein methyltransferase, translated as MDLAERRGLETAVYEPAEDSELLATVACERIDGDQSILEVGTGSGYVAERIATETGARVVASDLNPHACRQARERGLEAVRADLVSPFADDTFDAVVFNPPYLPTDPDTEWDDWMEVALSGGESGREIIDPFLETVGRVLAPEGVVYLLVSSLTGVETVVERASEAGFSAVALEDESFPFETLTVLLLVP; from the coding sequence GTGGACCTCGCCGAGCGACGGGGTCTCGAAACCGCCGTGTACGAACCCGCCGAGGATTCGGAACTTCTCGCAACCGTCGCCTGCGAGCGAATCGACGGAGACCAGTCCATCCTCGAGGTCGGCACCGGCTCGGGCTACGTCGCAGAGCGAATCGCGACCGAGACGGGTGCTCGCGTGGTCGCCTCGGATCTCAATCCACACGCGTGTCGACAGGCTCGCGAACGGGGGCTCGAGGCCGTCCGTGCGGACCTCGTCTCGCCGTTTGCCGACGACACGTTCGATGCGGTCGTCTTCAACCCGCCGTATCTCCCGACCGACCCCGACACGGAGTGGGACGACTGGATGGAGGTCGCCCTCTCCGGTGGCGAGTCGGGCCGAGAGATCATCGACCCGTTCCTCGAGACTGTCGGTCGCGTCCTCGCACCCGAGGGCGTCGTCTACCTGCTCGTCAGTAGCCTCACGGGCGTCGAGACGGTCGTCGAGCGGGCGAGCGAGGCGGGCTTTAGCGCCGTCGCGCTCGAAGACGAGTCGTTTCCGTTCGAGACGCTCACCGTCTTGTTGTTGGTACCGTGA
- a CDS encoding 5-methyltetrahydropteroyltriglutamate--homocysteine methyltransferase — protein MTDYVSTTPGLFPLPDWAKDDLSDLKGHQKGDLISGDEGEEITAAYERAREEVIGVQAEAGLDLVVEGQLRWDDMLAHPLAVHDNVETRGIVRYYDNNNFYRDPVVTGDLEFSGDVASELEAASELTDELGAVLPGPYSLADLATDEHYGDDADFLAAVAEFLAGEAEAFPAHETLFLLEPSLATDAPGDGEDERASEAIDAVAAATDADVVVQPYWDALEEKVYAHLLDADVDAVGFDFVTEQDDNRYNIQEYGAADSIALGLADGQNTLVEDPEAIRDRAEWVFDQIPVSEFETAYLTTNTETFYLPYSKFQQKLAVLAEAADLAEVTTA, from the coding sequence ATGACCGACTACGTCTCGACCACACCGGGGCTGTTTCCGCTCCCGGACTGGGCGAAAGACGACCTTTCGGACCTGAAAGGTCACCAGAAAGGCGACCTCATCAGCGGTGACGAGGGCGAGGAGATCACCGCGGCGTACGAGCGCGCTCGCGAAGAAGTGATCGGCGTACAGGCCGAGGCCGGCCTCGACCTCGTCGTCGAGGGCCAGCTGCGCTGGGACGACATGCTCGCACACCCACTCGCCGTCCACGACAACGTCGAGACCCGCGGCATCGTCCGCTACTACGACAACAACAACTTCTATCGCGACCCCGTCGTCACCGGCGACCTCGAGTTCTCGGGCGACGTCGCAAGCGAGCTCGAGGCCGCGAGCGAACTGACCGACGAGCTCGGAGCCGTCCTGCCGGGGCCGTACTCGCTCGCCGACCTCGCGACCGACGAGCACTACGGCGACGACGCCGACTTTCTCGCCGCGGTGGCCGAGTTCCTCGCCGGCGAGGCCGAGGCCTTCCCCGCCCACGAGACGCTGTTCTTGCTCGAGCCCTCGCTTGCCACCGACGCACCCGGCGACGGTGAGGACGAACGGGCGAGCGAGGCGATCGACGCCGTCGCGGCCGCCACGGACGCCGACGTCGTCGTCCAGCCGTACTGGGACGCCCTCGAGGAGAAGGTCTACGCCCACTTACTCGACGCCGACGTCGACGCCGTCGGCTTCGACTTCGTGACCGAGCAGGACGACAACCGCTACAACATCCAGGAGTACGGCGCTGCCGACAGCATCGCACTCGGCCTCGCCGACGGCCAGAACACCTTGGTCGAGGACCCCGAGGCGATCCGTGACCGCGCCGAGTGGGTCTTCGATCAGATCCCCGTTTCCGAGTTCGAGACGGCCTACCTGACGACGAACACCGAGACGTTCTACCTGCCCTACAGCAAGTTCCAGCAGAAACTCGCCGTTCTTGCAGAGGCCGCAGACCTCGCGGAGGTGACCACGGCATGA
- a CDS encoding universal stress protein, producing the protein MFDRVLVPTDGSAEVERAIEYAADLASAHDATIRAVYVVNTASYGGLPMETSWDGIVTTLRDEGQEAVARVEEVVEDVPVETAILEGSPSRVIVEEATAWNCDLVVMGTHGRGGIDRLLLGSVTERVVRSAPVPVLTITVDESDLEDVPADPRATVE; encoded by the coding sequence ATGTTCGATCGGGTTCTCGTCCCGACCGACGGATCGGCGGAAGTCGAGCGGGCGATCGAGTACGCGGCCGATCTCGCCAGCGCTCACGACGCGACGATCCGCGCGGTGTACGTCGTCAATACGGCAAGCTACGGCGGGTTACCGATGGAAACGTCCTGGGACGGAATCGTCACCACGCTCCGTGACGAAGGCCAGGAGGCCGTTGCGCGAGTCGAAGAGGTAGTCGAGGACGTGCCAGTGGAGACGGCGATTCTCGAGGGATCGCCGAGTCGGGTCATCGTCGAGGAAGCTACGGCCTGGAACTGTGACCTCGTTGTGATGGGAACGCACGGCCGCGGTGGCATCGATCGGCTGTTGCTCGGCAGCGTCACCGAGCGGGTCGTTCGGTCGGCTCCAGTGCCCGTCCTGACGATCACCGTCGACGAGAGCGACCTCGAGGACGTGCCGGCCGACCCACGGGCGACGGTGGAGTGA